Proteins encoded by one window of Synechococcus sp. MVIR-18-1:
- the cobO gene encoding cob(I)yrinic acid a,c-diamide adenosyltransferase — protein MSSDQTSAAKPTPVNPSSLDQSAESLGMGGDLAPEKDADAYRKRMARRQDVQRKRVSERSVEKGLVLVFTGHGKGKTTASLGLALRTLGHGHQVAVVQFIKGGWEPGEAKALKAFGDALSWHALGEGFTWETQDRERDRQLVQAAWETSLSYLRDPKQKLVVLDEVNVALKLGYLELDQVLQGLDERPELTHVALTGRGAPDGLIERADLVTEMSLVKHPFREQGVKAQQGIEF, from the coding sequence ATGAGCTCGGATCAAACATCAGCCGCAAAGCCAACACCTGTGAACCCATCATCCTTGGACCAATCGGCCGAATCTCTTGGCATGGGAGGCGATTTAGCCCCAGAGAAAGACGCTGATGCCTACCGAAAGCGCATGGCACGGCGTCAAGACGTGCAGCGCAAACGGGTCTCAGAAAGAAGTGTTGAAAAGGGATTGGTCTTGGTCTTCACCGGCCACGGCAAGGGAAAGACCACTGCGTCTCTTGGCTTGGCCTTACGAACCCTCGGTCACGGCCACCAGGTTGCAGTTGTGCAATTCATCAAAGGGGGCTGGGAGCCTGGAGAAGCCAAAGCACTCAAAGCCTTTGGAGATGCCCTGAGTTGGCATGCCCTCGGAGAGGGCTTCACCTGGGAAACCCAAGATCGTGAGCGTGATCGTCAGTTGGTCCAAGCGGCTTGGGAGACCTCGCTCTCTTACCTCAGAGACCCCAAGCAAAAACTTGTCGTGCTGGACGAAGTGAACGTGGCGTTAAAACTTGGCTATCTCGAACTGGATCAAGTCCTGCAAGGCCTTGATGAAAGGCCTGAACTCACGCATGTTGCCCTCACTGGCAGAGGAGCTCCAGATGGGCTGATTGAAAGAGCCGATTTGGTCACGGAAATGTCCCTCGTCAAACACCCCTTTCGTGAACAGGGCGTCAAAGCACAACAAGGAATTGAGTTCTGA
- the frr gene encoding ribosome recycling factor, whose protein sequence is MSQSDLEANMRKSVEATQRNFNTIRTGRANPSLLDRVSVEYYGADTPLKSLASLSTPDSQTIAVQPFDMGSLALIEKAIATSDLGFTPNNDGKVIRINVPPLTEERRKEFCKLAAKYSEEGKVALRSVRRDAIDKIKKQEKEGDLSEDQSRDEQDQIQKTTDRFIAELEKHLADKEVEILKV, encoded by the coding sequence ATGTCGCAATCCGATCTCGAAGCCAACATGCGCAAGTCGGTGGAAGCCACCCAGCGCAACTTCAACACCATCCGCACGGGCCGAGCCAATCCCTCGCTATTGGATCGAGTGAGTGTGGAGTACTACGGCGCTGATACACCACTGAAATCACTGGCGAGTCTCTCGACTCCCGATTCACAGACGATTGCCGTTCAACCCTTCGATATGGGATCTCTAGCGCTGATCGAAAAAGCAATCGCCACCAGTGATTTGGGATTCACGCCCAACAACGACGGCAAGGTCATCCGCATCAATGTGCCTCCACTCACAGAAGAGCGCCGTAAAGAGTTCTGCAAACTTGCCGCAAAGTATTCAGAGGAGGGGAAGGTGGCCTTGCGCAGCGTGCGTCGCGACGCCATCGACAAAATCAAGAAACAAGAGAAGGAAGGAGATCTTTCAGAGGATCAAAGCCGAGATGAGCAAGATCAAATTCAGAAAACAACCGATCGTTTCATCGCAGAACTGGAAAAACATTTAGCGGATAAAGAGGTTGAAATCCTCAAGGTTTGA
- a CDS encoding class I SAM-dependent methyltransferase produces the protein MTSPLRQLAYRHRWIYDTVTAISALSVGGVDRLRCLGLAALDPVLPRGATVLDFCCGSGEAAAPWIEAGFQVTGLDVSPKVLELAATRHPLLTCIEGLAEDPPCTPASFDAIQISLALHEFPRAERHQVLLSCLKLLKPGGWLVVVDLHPAGPLLQLPQQLFCALFETETAIALLEDNIPEQLQQIGFTTVEQSVLAGAALQRITARCPDSGMLEGTGELS, from the coding sequence ATGACATCACCCCTTCGCCAACTGGCCTACCGCCACCGTTGGATCTACGACACCGTCACCGCGATCTCTGCCCTGAGTGTTGGAGGTGTCGATCGACTGCGATGCCTTGGATTAGCAGCGCTCGATCCTGTTCTGCCAAGGGGGGCCACGGTGCTCGACTTTTGCTGCGGCTCAGGAGAAGCGGCAGCGCCATGGATCGAAGCAGGGTTTCAGGTCACCGGTCTCGATGTCTCACCCAAGGTTCTCGAACTCGCCGCAACCCGTCATCCACTCCTCACTTGCATTGAGGGGCTCGCAGAAGATCCGCCATGCACGCCAGCCAGCTTTGATGCCATTCAAATCAGCCTTGCGCTGCATGAATTTCCTCGAGCCGAGCGGCATCAAGTGTTGTTGTCCTGTTTGAAATTGCTGAAACCAGGCGGATGGCTCGTTGTTGTTGATCTCCACCCCGCTGGTCCTCTCTTGCAACTCCCCCAACAACTGTTTTGCGCTTTGTTCGAGACAGAAACTGCGATTGCTTTGCTTGAGGACAACATCCCCGAGCAATTGCAGCAGATCGGCTTCACCACGGTTGAGCAGTCTGTTTTGGCCGGGGCTGCTCTGCAGCGCATCACAGCAAGGTGCCCCGATAGCGGCATGCTGGAGGGAACTGGGGAGTTGTCATGA
- a CDS encoding NAD(P)/FAD-dependent oxidoreductase produces the protein MSTTDVAVIGAGAAGSSTAFHLARLGHRVTVLERDRSERLKPCAGGMAASVQQWFPFDLQPAVDDVIQQVDFSWCLTDPVVAELPGSAPFWIVKRERLDALLLEQAIALGAELRQPFEVVDLQQDESHWLVRSKGGEVIEAKAVVLADGSGSPWPTRLGIGPRSLHMAKTLSVRLEGMGSLQPGTARFEFGLVHHGFAWAFPLANGINVGVGTFIGRRASDAEAVLEQLLPDLGFASTDGLRQNSELRVWNGHTPLHGKGVVAVGDAASLCDPFLAEGLRPSLMSGCEAAASLDSWLNGTQPDLSNYSKRMRERWGDSMAWGRRIAQVFYRFPNVGYQLGIKRPTAPQRIAQILSGEMGYGDIAQRVIRRLMLQRG, from the coding sequence TTGAGCACCACTGACGTTGCTGTTATCGGGGCCGGTGCAGCCGGCTCCAGCACGGCTTTCCATCTCGCCCGCTTAGGTCATCGCGTCACCGTTTTGGAACGGGACCGATCAGAGCGGCTGAAGCCATGCGCTGGTGGGATGGCGGCCTCCGTTCAGCAGTGGTTCCCCTTCGACTTACAACCAGCCGTTGATGACGTCATCCAACAGGTGGATTTCAGCTGGTGTCTCACTGATCCTGTGGTCGCGGAGCTTCCAGGCTCTGCACCCTTCTGGATCGTCAAGCGTGAGCGGCTCGACGCACTCTTGCTGGAGCAAGCGATCGCTTTAGGGGCAGAGCTGCGGCAGCCCTTCGAGGTTGTGGACCTTCAGCAGGATGAAAGCCATTGGCTTGTACGCAGCAAGGGCGGGGAGGTGATCGAGGCCAAAGCCGTGGTTCTGGCCGATGGCTCCGGTTCTCCTTGGCCCACACGCTTAGGAATCGGCCCTCGATCTCTGCACATGGCCAAGACGCTCTCTGTTCGCCTCGAAGGAATGGGAAGCTTGCAACCTGGCACCGCCAGGTTTGAATTTGGGCTCGTCCACCATGGTTTCGCCTGGGCGTTTCCACTGGCAAACGGCATCAATGTGGGAGTGGGCACGTTTATTGGACGCCGGGCCAGTGACGCGGAAGCCGTGCTCGAACAACTCCTACCGGATTTAGGGTTTGCCTCCACAGACGGGCTGCGACAAAACTCCGAATTAAGAGTCTGGAATGGCCACACACCCCTCCACGGCAAAGGCGTAGTGGCAGTCGGTGATGCTGCATCGCTCTGCGACCCCTTTCTTGCCGAAGGCCTCAGGCCGTCGCTGATGAGCGGCTGCGAAGCAGCGGCCAGTCTCGATTCTTGGCTGAACGGAACTCAGCCTGACCTTTCCAACTACTCAAAACGGATGCGCGAACGCTGGGGCGATTCAATGGCTTGGGGGCGTCGCATTGCCCAGGTGTTTTATCGCTTTCCAAACGTGGGCTATCAACTCGGCATCAAACGTCCCACTGCTCCGCAGCGCATTGCCCAAATTCTCTCTGGTGAAATGGGATACGGGGACATCGCCCAGAGGGTCATCCGCCGCTTGATGCTGCAAAGGGGTTAG
- a CDS encoding site-specific integrase produces the protein MNFDTAIVAANAALAEQGCGLRVERRGQKLNLRGRLPCRKQPNHWKTQRLSLGLLADLNGLKEAERMAQLVELQIKRQLFVWDQWLPKQKVQHHNTPNGEATSVADPLDRDLDTFKEAFFADPRRRRSPAGSRTTWSGAYQPYLRRLKALALEQHSLLTPDLLLLTLNSYPDGSRSRQQCSTALGALARHQNLPLPDAWRAEAGGYGLHRARFRQLPSDPQIVEAMLRIPNPGWRLVYGLMATYGLRNHEVFFTDVSALADGGDRVIRVLPTTKTGEHQVWPFHPEWVDRFNLTHLASNAAALPPVCTDLRHTTLQQVGRRVAEQFRRYDVPLTPYDLRHAWAVRTIHIGLPDTVAARMMGHSVAIHTRTYHHWITRRDQQQAVDAALARREA, from the coding sequence ATGAACTTCGACACCGCGATCGTGGCCGCCAATGCGGCTTTGGCCGAGCAGGGCTGTGGTCTTCGTGTGGAGCGCCGAGGGCAAAAACTCAATCTGCGTGGACGGCTGCCATGCCGTAAGCAACCCAACCACTGGAAAACCCAGCGCCTGAGTCTTGGACTCCTGGCCGACCTGAATGGGTTGAAAGAGGCTGAGCGCATGGCGCAGCTTGTGGAGCTGCAAATAAAGCGACAGCTTTTTGTATGGGACCAGTGGTTACCGAAGCAAAAAGTTCAGCACCACAACACTCCAAATGGCGAAGCCACTTCAGTTGCCGATCCCTTGGATCGCGATCTGGATACGTTTAAGGAGGCATTCTTCGCAGACCCCCGTCGTCGTCGCTCCCCAGCTGGTAGCCGCACCACCTGGAGCGGGGCCTACCAGCCCTACCTGCGACGCCTCAAGGCCTTGGCTCTTGAACAACACTCGCTCCTCACTCCCGACTTATTACTGCTGACGCTGAACAGCTATCCCGATGGAAGCCGAAGTCGCCAGCAGTGTTCCACTGCCCTAGGGGCACTCGCCCGGCATCAAAATCTGCCCCTTCCAGATGCATGGCGTGCAGAGGCGGGGGGATACGGCCTGCACCGCGCTCGTTTTCGGCAGTTACCCAGCGACCCGCAAATTGTTGAGGCCATGCTGCGCATTCCCAATCCGGGTTGGCGTCTGGTTTATGGACTGATGGCCACCTATGGACTTCGCAACCATGAGGTGTTTTTCACGGATGTTTCGGCTTTAGCGGATGGAGGAGACAGGGTCATCCGCGTTCTTCCCACCACCAAAACCGGTGAGCATCAGGTTTGGCCCTTCCATCCGGAATGGGTGGATCGCTTCAACTTGACGCATCTGGCCTCCAATGCCGCGGCCCTCCCTCCTGTTTGCACCGATCTCCGCCACACCACACTCCAACAAGTCGGACGGCGTGTTGCCGAGCAGTTCAGGAGATACGACGTTCCCCTCACGCCCTACGACCTTCGCCACGCCTGGGCCGTACGCACCATCCACATCGGACTCCCCGATACCGTGGCCGCCAGGATGATGGGACATTCCGTGGCGATTCACACCCGCACCTATCACCACTGGATCACCAGACGAGATCAACAACAGGCCGTCGATGCCGCGCTAGCTAGGAGAGAAGCCTGA
- a CDS encoding deoxyribodipyrimidine photo-lyase, which translates to MALQLVWFKRDLRVKDHQPLQQALLRGPVLPLYVVEPELWQQQDVSERQWLFCRESLLDLRLALAELGQPLLVRRGDVLEVFERAHRQFGLDGLWSHEETGNGWTYQRDQRVALWCRQHGIAWKEIPQFGVIRRLRSRNRWAKRWEAQMAEPITPSPLGLPSIEGIEAGIIPDRPHPELAADPCPHRQSGGRSMALLELDDFLEHRASGYARSISSPNTAFTGCSRLSAYLTWGCLSMREVIQTSRGFSGRGISSFESRLHWHCHFIQKLEAQPAIEFEDFHPFMRGLRCADDERLSAWSEGLTGVPFVDACMRALRAHGWINFRMRAMLMSFASYHLWLPWRDSGLHLARQFVDYEPGIHWSQCQMQSGSTAINTVRVYNPIKQGQDHDLKGEFIRTWCPELHLVPDVYVHEPWKLSMAAQRQAGLELGVDYPLPMVEPALAAREAKQRIWAIRERSGFSAIADGIQQRHGSRRSGLAPTGQGRRRRRRNPTLDDSQQLTLDL; encoded by the coding sequence ATGGCGCTCCAGCTTGTCTGGTTCAAGCGAGACCTCCGGGTGAAGGATCACCAGCCCTTGCAGCAGGCCTTGCTTAGGGGGCCAGTGCTGCCGCTTTATGTCGTTGAGCCTGAGTTGTGGCAGCAGCAAGATGTCTCCGAGCGGCAGTGGTTGTTTTGCCGAGAGTCTTTGCTGGATTTGCGGCTCGCGTTGGCGGAGCTGGGTCAACCGCTGCTGGTGCGCCGTGGTGATGTGTTGGAGGTGTTTGAGCGTGCCCATCGTCAATTTGGTCTTGATGGGCTCTGGAGCCATGAAGAAACCGGAAATGGTTGGACGTATCAGCGTGACCAACGCGTCGCTCTCTGGTGCCGGCAGCACGGCATCGCTTGGAAGGAGATTCCCCAATTTGGCGTGATCCGCCGTCTGCGGTCCCGCAATCGATGGGCCAAGCGCTGGGAGGCGCAGATGGCTGAGCCAATCACGCCTTCCCCGTTAGGGCTGCCATCGATCGAGGGGATCGAGGCCGGCATCATTCCTGATCGACCCCATCCGGAGCTGGCAGCCGATCCATGCCCGCATCGTCAAAGCGGTGGTCGTTCCATGGCCTTGCTGGAGCTGGACGATTTCCTCGAACATCGGGCGTCCGGCTATGCACGCTCCATCTCCAGCCCCAACACCGCGTTTACCGGGTGTTCACGCCTCTCTGCTTATCTCACTTGGGGATGTCTCTCGATGCGAGAGGTAATCCAAACAAGCCGTGGCTTTAGCGGTCGTGGAATAAGCAGTTTTGAGTCACGCCTGCATTGGCATTGCCACTTCATCCAAAAGCTAGAAGCGCAGCCAGCGATTGAATTCGAAGATTTTCATCCGTTCATGCGTGGGCTGCGCTGCGCGGATGATGAGCGACTCTCTGCCTGGTCGGAGGGACTCACTGGAGTGCCTTTCGTGGATGCTTGCATGCGCGCATTGCGGGCCCACGGTTGGATCAACTTCAGGATGCGAGCGATGTTGATGTCGTTTGCCAGCTACCACCTCTGGTTGCCGTGGCGGGACAGCGGACTTCATCTGGCGCGACAGTTTGTGGACTACGAGCCCGGGATCCACTGGAGCCAGTGCCAAATGCAGTCAGGCAGCACAGCCATCAATACCGTGCGGGTCTACAACCCGATCAAGCAGGGGCAAGACCATGACTTGAAGGGTGAATTCATTCGCACTTGGTGTCCTGAACTCCACCTGGTTCCCGATGTCTACGTGCATGAGCCGTGGAAGTTGTCGATGGCAGCGCAACGTCAGGCAGGGCTCGAGCTTGGAGTGGACTATCCCCTGCCCATGGTGGAACCTGCGCTTGCAGCTCGGGAGGCGAAGCAGAGGATTTGGGCGATCAGGGAGCGCTCTGGATTTTCTGCTATTGCTGATGGAATTCAGCAGCGCCATGGGTCGAGACGTTCAGGTTTAGCGCCAACGGGTCAAGGTCGCCGCCGGCGACGGCGAAACCCTACGCTCGATGATTCCCAACAGCTCACGCTTGATCTCTAA
- the hemH gene encoding ferrochelatase yields the protein MARVGILLLNLGGPERIQDVGPFLYNLFADPEIIRLPNPILQKPLAWLISTLRSSKSQEAYRSIGGGSPLRRITEQQARELQSLLRQRGVDATSYVAMRYWHPFTESAVADLKADGIDEVVVLPLYPHFSISTSGSSFRELQRLRQMDERFEALPLRCIRSWYDHPGYVRSMAELIAEQVRASDDVEKAHIFFSAHGVPKSYVEEAGDPYQQEIQACAALIMAELETIVGHSNPHTLAYQSRVGPVEWLKPYTEEALEELGRAKTQDLVVVPISFVSEHIETLEEIDIEYRELATESGVVNFRRVRALDTYPPFIAGLADLVEASLEGPEVNLDQAAELATTVKLYPQEKWEWGWNNSSEVWNGRLAMVGFSAFLLELISGHGPLHAVGLL from the coding sequence ATGGCTCGGGTTGGCATTCTTCTGCTCAATCTGGGTGGTCCAGAACGGATTCAGGATGTTGGCCCCTTTCTGTACAACCTGTTTGCGGATCCAGAAATTATTCGGCTGCCCAACCCGATCCTGCAGAAACCCCTCGCTTGGTTGATCAGCACGTTGCGCAGTAGTAAGTCGCAGGAGGCGTATCGATCAATCGGAGGAGGTTCTCCTCTCCGCCGAATCACTGAGCAGCAAGCGCGAGAGCTCCAGAGTCTTCTGCGCCAGCGTGGGGTGGACGCCACCAGCTACGTGGCCATGCGCTATTGGCACCCATTTACCGAATCGGCTGTGGCTGATCTCAAAGCTGATGGCATTGACGAAGTTGTCGTTCTTCCCCTTTACCCCCACTTTTCAATCAGTACCAGCGGCTCGAGCTTCCGTGAGCTCCAACGTCTTCGGCAAATGGACGAACGCTTTGAGGCGTTGCCTTTGCGCTGCATTCGCAGTTGGTACGACCATCCAGGCTATGTGCGCTCGATGGCTGAACTCATCGCCGAGCAAGTTCGCGCCAGTGACGACGTCGAAAAAGCCCATATCTTCTTCAGCGCCCATGGCGTGCCGAAGAGCTATGTGGAAGAGGCCGGCGATCCCTATCAGCAGGAGATTCAAGCTTGCGCGGCTCTGATCATGGCTGAATTGGAGACCATTGTTGGCCACTCCAATCCCCATACCCTCGCCTATCAGAGCCGAGTTGGGCCGGTGGAATGGCTCAAGCCATATACCGAGGAGGCCCTCGAAGAACTCGGCCGGGCGAAGACGCAAGATCTGGTGGTGGTCCCTATCAGTTTTGTGAGTGAGCACATTGAAACGCTCGAGGAAATTGACATCGAATACCGCGAACTTGCGACTGAGTCAGGTGTCGTGAACTTCCGTCGCGTTAGGGCTCTGGACACCTACCCACCCTTTATTGCCGGATTGGCTGATTTAGTCGAGGCCAGCCTTGAGGGTCCAGAAGTGAATCTCGACCAGGCGGCTGAACTGGCCACCACCGTGAAGCTCTATCCCCAGGAGAAGTGGGAGTGGGGTTGGAATAACAGCTCCGAAGTGTGGAATGGACGCCTGGCCATGGTTGGTTTTTCTGCCTTCCTTCTCGAGCTGATCAGCGGCCATGGCCCACTGCATGCTGTTGGTTTGCTTTAA
- a CDS encoding transaldolase → MATLLEQLSAMTVVVADTGDLEAIRRFTPRDATTNPSLILAAAQIPAYENLIDEALRSSRRLLGESAPVEQVVHEALDEISVIFGKEILKIVPGRVSTEVDARLSYDTEATIEKGRKLIRLYNDSGISNERVLIKIASTWEGIKAAEVLEKDGIHCNLTLLFGFSQAVACAEASVTLISPFVGRILDWFKADTGRDSYPGPEDPGVISVTSIFNYFKTYGYKTEIMGASFRNLDEITELAGCDLLTISPKLLDQLRSSDASLIRKLDPSNLAPVAEQMNVDQERFVSMMAEDRMATDKLSEGIKGFSKAIETLEQQLAHRLAQIEGGSAFSHAVQEIFLLNDFNGDGCITRDEWLGSDAVFDALDQDHDGRLTPDDVRLGFGGALSLTAV, encoded by the coding sequence ATGGCCACCCTCCTTGAGCAGCTTTCCGCCATGACCGTGGTGGTGGCCGATACGGGTGATCTCGAAGCGATCAGGCGTTTCACTCCCCGTGATGCGACCACCAATCCCTCCCTGATCCTTGCTGCAGCACAGATTCCTGCTTACGAGAATCTCATCGATGAAGCCTTGCGTTCGTCACGCCGGCTTCTAGGAGAGAGCGCTCCGGTGGAGCAAGTGGTGCATGAAGCGCTCGATGAAATCAGCGTGATATTTGGAAAGGAAATTCTGAAGATCGTTCCTGGCCGTGTTTCAACGGAGGTTGATGCCCGCCTCAGTTACGACACAGAGGCCACGATTGAAAAAGGTCGGAAACTTATTCGCCTTTACAACGACTCGGGAATCAGTAATGAACGTGTCTTGATCAAAATTGCCTCCACGTGGGAAGGAATCAAAGCGGCTGAAGTTCTTGAGAAGGATGGCATTCATTGCAACCTCACTCTGCTGTTTGGTTTCTCTCAGGCTGTGGCCTGCGCCGAAGCAAGCGTCACGTTGATCTCGCCGTTTGTTGGTCGCATTCTTGATTGGTTCAAGGCCGATACAGGGCGCGATTCCTATCCAGGTCCAGAAGATCCTGGTGTGATTTCAGTGACCAGCATCTTCAACTACTTCAAGACATACGGCTACAAAACCGAAATCATGGGGGCCAGCTTCCGCAATCTTGATGAAATCACTGAGCTTGCAGGTTGTGATCTATTGACCATTTCCCCGAAATTGTTGGATCAATTGCGTAGTAGTGATGCTTCGCTGATTCGCAAGTTAGATCCTTCCAATCTTGCTCCTGTTGCAGAGCAAATGAACGTGGATCAGGAGCGCTTCGTCTCCATGATGGCTGAGGATCGGATGGCTACTGACAAGCTCAGTGAAGGCATCAAAGGTTTCAGCAAAGCGATTGAAACTCTCGAGCAGCAACTTGCTCACCGTTTGGCTCAGATCGAGGGTGGCTCTGCGTTCAGCCATGCCGTTCAAGAGATTTTCCTGCTGAACGATTTCAACGGTGATGGCTGCATCACCCGCGATGAATGGTTGGGAAGTGATGCGGTCTTTGATGCCTTAGATCAGGATCATGACGGTCGTTTGACACCAGACGATGTGCGCTTGGGTTTCGGTGGCGCCTTGTCTTTGACCGCCGTTTGA
- the ilvB gene encoding biosynthetic-type acetolactate synthase large subunit, whose protein sequence is MTLTSVPTAADALDWNGQRRITGAHALMNALRLHGVDTIFGYPGGAILPIYDALHIAESEGWLKHILVRHEQGGTHAADAYARATGRVGVCFGTSGPGATNLVTGIATAQMDSVPMVVITGQVPRPAIGTDAFQETDIFGITLPIVKHSWVVRDPADLASVVAQAFLIASSGRPGPVLIDIPKDVGQEEFDYIPVQPGSIHPPGFRQPAHPAVDAVTDALALIRESSRPLFYVGGGAVSAGAHDSLQVLAERFQIPVTTTLMGKGAFDENHSLALGMLGMHGTAYANFAVTDCDLLIAVGARFDDRVTGKLDTFAPKAKVIHFEIDPAEVGKNRRPDVVVLGDLGLSLAQLVDQSRPHSAELKTSSWLEQIKTWKTLYPLTIPAKEGAIFPQEVLLAVRDLASDAIITTDVGQHQMWAAQYLRNGPRCWISSAGLGTMGFGMPAALGAQVAFPDQKVVCIAGDASILMNIQELGTLAQYSLPVKVVIVNNHWQGMVRQWQESFYEERYSASDMLNGMPDFSALARAFGVDGVKITERDDLHTKLSEAFASPRPTLIDVHVRRGENCYPMVPPGASNAQMVGLPSHPELAQDSR, encoded by the coding sequence GTGACCCTGACATCCGTTCCCACGGCCGCGGATGCGTTGGATTGGAACGGTCAACGCCGTATCACCGGCGCCCACGCCCTGATGAATGCCCTCAGGCTCCATGGCGTCGACACCATTTTTGGCTACCCCGGCGGTGCGATCCTGCCGATCTATGACGCTCTGCACATCGCCGAAAGCGAAGGCTGGCTAAAGCACATTTTGGTGCGTCATGAGCAGGGTGGCACCCATGCCGCTGATGCCTATGCCCGTGCCACTGGTCGGGTTGGCGTCTGTTTTGGAACGTCTGGCCCTGGTGCCACCAATCTGGTCACGGGCATTGCTACGGCCCAAATGGACTCCGTTCCAATGGTGGTCATCACAGGCCAAGTCCCTAGGCCTGCGATCGGCACTGATGCGTTTCAGGAAACAGATATTTTTGGCATTACGTTGCCAATCGTGAAGCACTCCTGGGTGGTTCGTGACCCAGCGGATCTCGCTTCCGTGGTCGCTCAAGCGTTCCTGATCGCTTCTTCAGGACGTCCTGGCCCTGTATTGATCGATATCCCCAAAGATGTAGGTCAAGAAGAATTTGATTACATCCCAGTTCAACCAGGATCGATCCATCCGCCTGGGTTCAGGCAGCCGGCTCATCCTGCGGTTGATGCGGTTACCGATGCGCTTGCCTTGATTCGTGAGTCGAGTCGTCCCCTCTTTTATGTGGGGGGTGGTGCGGTCAGCGCAGGTGCCCATGACAGCCTCCAAGTCTTGGCTGAGCGCTTCCAGATCCCTGTGACCACCACGTTGATGGGGAAGGGAGCTTTTGACGAGAATCATTCACTCGCCTTAGGCATGTTGGGGATGCATGGAACTGCGTATGCCAACTTTGCAGTTACAGACTGCGATCTGTTGATCGCAGTTGGGGCTCGTTTTGACGACCGCGTGACGGGCAAGCTCGACACGTTTGCTCCCAAGGCCAAGGTTATTCATTTTGAGATTGATCCTGCGGAGGTTGGTAAAAACCGACGTCCCGATGTGGTTGTGCTGGGTGATTTGGGTTTAAGCCTTGCTCAACTTGTTGATCAGAGTCGACCGCATTCCGCCGAGTTGAAGACCTCGTCTTGGCTGGAACAAATCAAGACTTGGAAGACGCTTTACCCACTCACCATCCCTGCCAAGGAAGGAGCGATTTTTCCGCAAGAAGTGCTTTTGGCTGTCCGTGATCTGGCCAGTGACGCCATCATCACGACAGATGTAGGCCAACATCAGATGTGGGCTGCTCAGTACTTGCGTAACGGGCCGCGTTGTTGGATCAGCAGCGCTGGATTGGGAACCATGGGATTTGGAATGCCAGCCGCTCTCGGGGCTCAGGTGGCGTTCCCGGATCAGAAAGTGGTTTGCATTGCTGGTGATGCAAGCATCCTGATGAATATTCAGGAACTTGGAACCTTGGCTCAGTATTCACTTCCTGTGAAAGTTGTGATTGTGAATAATCACTGGCAGGGAATGGTTCGGCAGTGGCAGGAAAGCTTTTACGAGGAGCGATATTCAGCATCCGACATGCTCAACGGCATGCCTGACTTCAGTGCATTAGCAAGGGCTTTTGGCGTTGATGGCGTCAAGATCACCGAACGAGATGATCTTCATACCAAGCTCAGTGAAGCGTTTGCATCACCACGTCCGACCCTGATTGATGTCCACGTCAGACGTGGGGAAAATTGTTACCCGATGGTGCCACCAGGCGCCAGCAATGCGCAGATGGTGGGTCTCCCCTCCCATCCTGAGTTGGCCCAGGATTCCAGATGA
- the pyrH gene encoding UMP kinase: protein MAYARALLKISGEALMGNQGYGIDPEIVSAIATDVAKVVATGTQLAIVVGGGNIFRGLKGSAAGMDRATADYVGMLATVMNAITLQDGLERAGIPTRVQTAIEMQEVAEPYIRRRAMRHLEKGRVVVFGAGCGNPFFTTDTTAALRAAEISADVVFKATKVDGVYDKDPHQFPDAVRYDSLTFQQVLSGELAVMDSTAIALCKDNNIPIVVFNLFEPGNIGRAVAGEPIGSRISN, encoded by the coding sequence ATGGCCTACGCGCGTGCCCTCCTGAAGATCAGCGGTGAAGCGCTGATGGGCAATCAGGGCTACGGAATTGATCCTGAAATTGTTTCGGCCATCGCCACAGATGTTGCCAAAGTTGTTGCCACTGGCACGCAGTTGGCGATTGTCGTCGGCGGCGGAAACATTTTCAGAGGTTTGAAGGGTTCCGCCGCCGGTATGGATCGCGCCACAGCTGACTACGTCGGCATGCTCGCCACCGTGATGAATGCCATCACCCTGCAAGACGGACTGGAGCGAGCCGGAATTCCCACCCGCGTACAAACCGCCATTGAGATGCAAGAAGTGGCTGAGCCCTACATCCGCAGGCGCGCAATGCGACACCTAGAAAAAGGCAGGGTGGTCGTGTTTGGAGCAGGTTGTGGCAATCCGTTTTTCACCACCGACACCACAGCTGCTTTACGCGCAGCCGAAATCAGTGCTGATGTGGTGTTCAAAGCCACCAAGGTTGACGGTGTGTATGACAAAGATCCCCATCAATTCCCTGATGCCGTCCGCTACGACTCCTTGACCTTCCAACAGGTACTCAGCGGCGAGCTCGCGGTAATGGACAGCACTGCCATCGCTCTTTGCAAAGACAACAACATCCCAATTGTTGTTTTTAATTTGTTTGAACCTGGCAACATCGGCAGAGCCGTGGCCGGTGAGCCCATCGGTTCTCGTATCAGCAACTAG